The sequence AACTCATTaatttgtcttctttttcaGAGAGAAAATCTGTGAACTGTGAATATTGAGACTATTTGGATATTTCTTACAGTTCcattctgttttttaacagcttCTCTATCAGAACATGAACACTTAGACCTGATTTAAATctaatctgtaaaataaaatccatGGCAGAGAGGCCAAAGAAAAGATGTTGAAGCCACTGACATGCGTAGTTATAACTACATTACTTTACTGTATGAGATTGAATTGCTCCCTTACTGCAACTCATATCTAATCCTCTGAGAAACTCTgctctcttccttttttaaccCATAGGTTGATCATGACCCTCGCCAGCCATCTTATATCGCCACACAGGGACCACTGCCTCACACTGTCGCTGATTTTTGGCAGGTCCGAACAATCTtccttctgttcttttttctgtcttattACCAATTAAGATGGTTTACTTGCTGTTTAgtgacaaattaaaacaatgcagGCCATCGGACCATTCAGTCCATCTGCGGGAAATCTGCCTTGTTACTCTCACACTGTACTCATTttaatgcatgtgtgtttgtgtgtgtgtattctctcTGACTGGCAGATGGTGTGGGAGAATGGCTGCACAGTGATAGTGATGATGACAGCTCTGGTGGAAGATGGAGAGAAACAGTGCGAGCGATACTGGCCCGACGAGGGCTCTTCCCTCTATCACATCTATGAGGTTATTTTCCTGTCGTATATCTCACAACCTTGCTCTCCTGGTAACAAACATTCAGTGTAATGAGTACTTTTTCCCTGCAGTGGAGCTGTTGCCATATTGGTTTTTCTTCAAAACACAGAAGAGTGGCAGGattatgttaaatgttttttttttttacttaagcaAGCTTTAGTTGTCATGGATGTTTGCCTGATGAAGTCTTGGCAGGGTTGAAATGTTGCATCCATCAACTCACTTTCTTTTACCATCTTGTCCATGCCATCGCCCCTCtcttttccccctctctgtgtctttgtgtgtatcaGGTGAACCTGGTGTCAGAGCACATCTGGTGTAAGGACTTCCTGGTGCGTAGCTTCTACCTGAAGAACCTCCAGACGCAGGAGACCAGAACCTTGACGCAGTTTCACCTGCTGAGCTGGCCGGATGACGGCATCCCCACCTCCACGCGGCCACTGCTCGACTTCCGCAGGTAAGACGCTACACAATTGCACGTAAACGTGAACGTACCGACTTTCCCCACGCGCGCCCTTGATTTCAACAGGTGCCACAAGAAGTAGTAAACGCAAAACGTTACAGGGGGTCAGGATGCAGTGTGTGTAACGTTGCAATGACTCACTGGTGCCCTAACACACCAGCAGATTCCTATCATCTTGATCGCATTCACCACATCCGTCTTTTTTTCTCGATGTCCAATCTTCCCTGCCATTCTGCACGGTGTGTTCCACATTCAATACCCTATCTATCATcttagctctctctctctctccctctctcccagtGTGCAGGTTGATAGGTTTGTATTTTAACATCTCCCAGTGTCATTTTTGTGGTTTGCAGCTAGTACTCTGGCTCCAGTTGCATAGTCACAAAAATGAGCATTGGAAGGTGTGACTGGCTACTGCAAGAGGGACAGTGAATCTGTGGCTTCCTCTTCACCTATTCCTGCCTGTTTTACCATGTCACTGACGTCCACCGACTCATGCAGTTTTCTATTTCTTCCTGTCCTGGCATCCTTTACCTCAATCCTGATCTTACTATTTTCATCCGTCACGTATCTTTCAATCCTTTGTCCTTCTTTCTTGGTTACATTCTGCTCTCCTCTCATTGCCTTTAATTGAATCACAAGCCTCAAGCACCTGGTGTTGGATGCATTTATTAATGTCTTGATTTAACGTCTTGATTTaagtttataatacattatttCATAATAAAGccattttttctgttctttgttctcctttctttctctgctgTCCCTTGTTCCTGCTTTTCAGGAAGGTGAACAAATGCTACAGAGGTCGTTCCTGCCCAATCATCGTTCACTGcgggtaaaaagaaaaaaaaagaatcaaatgaGTGTCTGACTTCGGTGAAGCACCGGAATTTACCGAATCATATAATACGAACTTTATGTGTTTGGAAAGCAGATTGAGGTAAAACACTTTGGAGAATTACAAGTgcaatgttttccttttctatctctcactctctcagtgATGGCACTAGCCGGACTGGCGCATACATCCTGATTGACATGGTACTGAACCGCATGGCCAAGGGTTAGTcgctctcactcacacacacacacacacacacacacacacacacacacacacaaacaacaaagtctACATTTGTCAAGGCTCATTGGAGCGTAGTGTGTATACTTGTGTTACCTATTGTGGACAGCTGAGGGGGCTATAGTCACAATGTAGTTTAATGAGTCTGCCTACGTGACATTGGAATTATTCCACACTAAAGTATAGATCACTACATGTATCATTTATGGCTGCTGTTCCATACTAGGTAACACTTtaataaccatcattaataCATGGTCAATTTATAGTTAATTCAACTTTAGGTAATAACGTTACTAATTATCAGTAATGCTGTAATTTATGCAATTTTTTTACTAGTTTAGTGTCatataaaataattagtttATGAATTTAAATTTCTCCAGTGGTTCATAATTCTTTTGTAAACATCTAAAAATATGATATTACAGAGCTGCAACTAATGGTTTTAATAATTAGTTAATGACTCATAAGTGGTTTTATGAAGTAACATTCAGTTGGCCCTATTAAGTCTTTTTTTGGTGAGCTATATCccaataatatttatatatgctTTCGAAAGTATTAATCAACTATTAACCAGGTTGCAACTTAATAATAGCCATCCAAATGATCTTTACATATGAGGGTTTACAAATGAATTCTTAAAGGTTTACAAATCATTTTGTGAATCATTAACAAACATTATGGGTTTGTGcggccagatagctcagttgggagagcagCCGTCCATTTATAGAGGTTTAGTCCTTGACGCAGATGACcagggttcgactctgaccctttgctgcatgtcattccccctctgtctcccctttcatgtcttcagctgtactgtcaaaaataaaaagggctgaaaatgctggggaaaaaaataccACGGGTACTGACTTAAATTAACTATCAATTCACTGTTATCTTCACCCTGACGGTATGTTTGAGTGTTTTCATAGTTGTCAGGATAACTTTGTAACCTATTTttctatttacatttacatagagTGCTAACAGTAAAGGTTCTTAACTTCTGTGGCGAGAAAACTCTGGCAGTATACCTCAAAAACTGTGGTCGTGATGTTTTTACTGTTCCTGTTGTTTTTAGGAGTGAAGGAGATCGACATAGCAGCCACACTGGAACACATCAGAGATCAGAGACCTGGCTTGGTCCGCACTAAGGTATCATAAATCTGTGTTTGCACTATTTAAGCACTTTTAAAGCTGACATCTATCATAATGCAACTGTACTCTGTCCTATCTCTAACCATCCCATTCACACCTTTAACATTTCCATCTCGCTATTTCTTTTCCCCACCTCTCACCCCGATCAGGACCAGTTTGAGTTTGCGCTGACAGCGGTAGCCGAGGAGGTGAATGCCATCTTGAAAGCCCTGCCACAGTGAGTCGAGGACGCAGTGAGGACATCCACAGGCACACAGGAAGAAATACTTATGACGCGCTCGTACGATCCAGTCATGTATGTCTGGTCATCACTGTAAATAAGAATTTGCTCAACCACACTTGGAGCGGTTACTGCTCATATTTTCTGCATGCAGTATTTTACCATCTACTCGTTCTCTgggttttttaaactttttggaacttaaataaatcatttctggCAGGCTGTAAATATGGACAGAATATCAAATTATTTCACCACTATGGCACAAATTTGATCTTTGCTCTCTGAAGTTAATTAGACAACAATAAGGCCATCAGAGGTGAACTACAAGGAGTAAAAAGTTGCATTTACTGTACCCTCTCCACATGACCTGTGTCTGAGGAGTCTGACCGGACAGAATACACTTCTGTTGATGGTTGGAGTGTGACATCATTACCTATCTTACCACCCTCTGATTCCATCTTTGCTTCATCTACCCATTTACTGGACATGATGATTCAACAGATGATTTATCATCAACATTTAGGGTTTGTCCTGTTGAACATTTTTCTGTgactaatgttaaaataatgttcACCCCCTTTACAAACTTATCAAATTTCTAAGACATTCATCTGGCTGATACCCAATGAGGTTTCAATCCATTCTCTGAGTGTGTTGTTACGTGTCCACCAGAATACTGTATGCTACTGTCTAGTGTGTGTTGATATCCAGCAGGTTTTTATTTGCAAGGCTTGTCTTGACAACATGATTGTTGGCTTCAAGCACTGGTCCTGTTGTAACGTACGCTGTACCTTGACCACTTGGTACACCTCgccttctgtctctctcattcTGCGCTCAAAGTAACTCTGTTTGGGTTCTTTTATTTACTCAGTGTACAACCTTCTGCTTAATGTAAATAATTCATCCTGATGATTGTGTTTATTTCATGTAGCAGAGAGATAGAAAATatctataaaaatgtatttttgactTGACCTGAATTAATTTTGTGATGTGATgcagcaaaaaactaaaaaaaataaaagaaatttaaaaaagccttgagtgctcattttcaggttgtgctttttgttttataaaaagttTACATTCTTCTGGCTAGTGTGTTTTATCCATTGATTTGAAAtcaatgtattatttaaaatagTGCATCAAAAGCTGTCAGAGTTTCACATACACGGGTGGAACAGCCAAAAACAGGCGTATTGCACTGTGAAGATTTTTAAACCTCAAATTAAATCTTGAATTTATTAAATTCATATGATTATTTGACATTAACCTGACCCtgaccattcttttttttttacaaagataaACTACAATGGACAGAGCAGGAAATGCTTTATTTTCTCTGTTGTATATGTTTTTAACCATTTCACTTTTTGTCCTATTCATCGGATATCCAGGAAAATTTTAAATGCAGCTGAAACATTGTTAGTGCAATGCAGAGATGATCAGAACTTTTTCTTtaggtttcaaaataaaaactttccAGTTTACACAATGAGCTAtgtacacactcacatacataaaaaacacacatttgtatcTTTTTAAGTGTCATTCAGCAGGTAGGAGCCAAGGTGGGCAGAGGGAGACAAGTGCATCATGGGCAATTTGACCTGTGAGAATAAACGTATAAGGACATGTTAAACTTTATCAGTTACGCAAATACTGTAGGCAACACCTGATATAAAAATGACTTCTAAAACAAGATGGAACTTCTTCATCTGCATGGGGCTTATGGGGCATTTTTCAGGGTGCTTCAGGTTCACGCTGGTTCTTTACCTCAAAGCCGGGCTAGGGAACAGCACAGCATGAGCCAATCAGGTTAGCTTGTGAAGGCCTCGAAGTCTGAGTCTGAAACAGGAAGCAGGACGTGTAAGACAAACAACAAATTCCAATTTAATGTTGCAAAATAATGTTGTATTATTTGATGTCACAATATTTACAGCAAAGAGCTCACAACATGACAATGCAAGATAAGAATTAAGATCTGATACCAGCATGTTGTTAGCCGAGGAAACTAGATCCCAAAGTGTGAAATTAAGTTATATTCAGTGACTTTTTCAAATATGAAATGATTGGTGGAGGATAGCTCTACATGGATCTACTGTATCTACTGTACATGgccattttttttggtttgttaatGAATTatcaatgtcttttttattacaAGATAAAAGTTGCAATAACAATCTTAAAACAAACTTAGGTCATGGGTGAGCAGAGAGATGAGATGAACAGATGAGAATCAGGCAGAATTATAATGATCACACAGCTTTTGAAGGAGTGTACAGGGTTAGGATGGTATTGGAAGTAAATAGGGACACATTGGTTTGGACAACATACTGAATGAAATCCACTGTTAGCATACTTATCAAGTTCTGTTGGTATATAtagtgaaaaaaagtaaatataaggaacaatttctttctttttaaaatggctGATCTACATCTGTTAAAGAGATTCAGAAAGAGCAAACCCAGGAATGATTCAGAAAGAATGAGCAGCGCTGCAGTGCATTATATGTATCATTTGTAGTTATTTGTAGTAATGGTAGTACTAGTATAGCATGAAATCAGTTATAATTAAtggaaaatacataaatattacTGGCACaatctgaaaaaaatccaatatcCCAAATATCCTCTTCGGCTCAGTCTTTATTTGTGATTTCCCTTTTaacaatctgaaaataaaatttaaaaaaacacatggcaTTTCAATGTCATACAAATAAAACACGTGGATATATATTTCAAGAAGGCGAAACCATCTGCCTCTTTCTCATTCCCTCTCCAAACGCAATAACGTAGTTGGAGAGGAGCAATCCtaaaaaactagaaaataatTATTGGAATTTCGAAACTGATGACGTGTTTTCACAATTGTTGGCAGTGATGATAGTTATCCTTTAAAGTGTAAGTAAAAGTCATGCAATGCTAAATATATCAGGCACTCGTGAAAAAATATATGACAACCAAATGAACGTGTTGTGCTCTACGAGCAGTGTGAAGAGGGACAGGGACACTGTCTGTAATAAGGTACTTACTGAGACAAGTTTGTGTTTGAACAATagtaaaaatattattttaacatattacTGGTACTAGTAATTATTTTTAACACCTTTGTGGATTTTGACACCAACGTGAATTAGCCTTTTTCACAGATACAGCAACAAGTTACATTTAAAACTGTTATATTAGTGTTCCACTAtgactgtctctgtgtgtgcgtgtgtgtgtgtgtgtgtgtgtgtgtgtaacaaataCATCACAATTTGAAAACCAAAACATAgactatatatagatatatacatgtattttgGCAGATTAAAAATTCTTATTTTAATGATGATTGCAATCTTATTTCAGCACTCAAAGTCTGTGTAGTTCTGCAGACTAAGCAAAGGTGGAGTTAGTGTATAGCTTTAGGTTACACTTAATCAACAGATGTTGATAGAAGGGAAACGCAGCTACAGTACCTCCCCTGCCCTGACAGTTCACACAAGTCCAAGGGAAATCAAACTTAGCATTGATTGGGCGATGAAGCTCAGcttcatatttttaaacatttgaacaGCTATCATAATGCAGTTGAATTTGACCACTCTCACTCCTCGGAACACCTGACAACATTCTCAATTACTACTGTCTAGCTTTGACATTTGCTTTGCTTTAAATacattcagttgtttttttataacttgGCACATTTGCAGTGGTAATGTATTCAAAGTAAACACAGAGTAAAGTAGTAAAAATGTGCAAAGGCACAAGAAGGAGGAAATATGAAAAAATTATATAATGATTATTTGTAACTGTGGTTTACAATCAGTCATAATGCTGTACACATTCTACACGTAGCCTTGACTTACAACTTCATAAAGTGATGTAAAAGTGTCGCCCCTGACTATTGCAACTCTACAACAGTGTAGAAGCTGAGCTCCCGGTTTGAACAATTCTGACTAGCTACTTGGTGTGTATTTAAATGGTCTATttgcagtttgtgtttgtgcttcaGCTAcgtttataaataaatattgtagaAATTAGTATCAGCTGACCAATGAACAGGATTTTTTATTAATCAatcttttttatgtgtttttatttaacttctGTGGCCTGCTTTAGATTTTGATCTACTGTTTCAGACTGGGCATGTGACACAGTTCTAATACATTCCCTTTGCCAGAGAGTCAGAATGAGAAACTTCTCAActgacccaaacacacactgtcaaaCACTCTGCCCTTACTGGGATTTAAATTGCTACCAACTTGGCCACATCTAAAACCCTCCCAATCCCACTCTTTTCGGTTTATTTACATACGTTCAGAAGCAGTCCTCTGTATTGCTTTGCATTCTGTTTGATCTTGTAGCTTGTATTGGCAAATTATGTGGAAGTATAACCCTGTCAAGGTTGACTTACTGTCTCTTTTAGAGGTGTTAAGACCGCATGAAAGCCTTGTGATCAGTTGAAGCACTGCCTGAAAGAGGCTGGCAATCACATCACATTAGAGTCGGGCTGTAGGCAACACTGAGGTAAGTATAAAAATAAGGCATCCCAAATACAcccaaatacaaacacacacacacacacacacacacactccaacacTGCATTAGCACATAGTACAGCCacacttctttttctttttcacactgCCATCACTATTTTTCATGGCAGGTGCAAACTCTTCTTCAGTGCTTTGGCTTAGCGGCGTAGTGCTGGCAGTTGTGGATGACTCAGGAGAGAAGTCTGGTTCCCTGGTTCCATTTCTCTCCGTTTCCCACCGAGCTCCAGGCCCAGGGCCCATTTTAAACTGCccctcttcatctctctctcctgtaACAACCTTTTTACTAACAGCCACATTCAAATTCGTAGTCTTAACAACCCTGCCTCCTTTATGACCACTGGTTTTGTCAATCATGGCTCTGCCCCCACCCCCAGCACCTGATATGAAGTCAGTTGCAGCTGCTCTCTGCTGGGCTTCCATTTCTGACAGGCTGCATGCCAAAGCCATCTGCAGgtcttcatcttcttcatcatccTCGCTGCCGCCCACAACCCCGCAGTTGTAGAAGGGAGCGGAGCTGAATGACCGGTGTGTGGCTGCAGAGTAAGGGCTGGGGCGGGATCTGTCATACTCGGCAGGTGATCTGTTCTGGATTTGTGGCTTCTGAGTTGAGTGCCGGGGGTGTCCCTCTCGTCGACTCAGCTCCAGTGCAAGGGCCATTTCATCCTCTACACctgataacacacacaacacacttgtgtatgtgtgcacaagACATATGGACTAacatttgcatacacacacatgcagaaatgCATAACTAGGAGGAGCATTCTGTAGGGATGTCACCGTGCCATACTTTACCAATATCTAAAACCTCTGCTTACacaatagtttttaaaaattccAACATTTGACTTGAAAGCCCTCTACTGTAATAAACAAATGTAGTTCATCTTCGTATGTATTACTTATCTTGCATGTGGTACCAGTTTAGGTTAATCTGTTGAATTAAGTTTGATTTAGTGCTACTTTTGTAGAAGCACTCAATTTCACTGAAACTGTTTGCACAAAACTAGTTTGAAGAAAGTAAAGGGACAGAAGATATTACATAAAACTAAGTTTATCTGTCACACCATTCAGTGTGTGTCTCACCATTTATTACGACACTCTTTAACACCCCATCCTCCTCAATCTCTGTTCTTTCCTGCCCGTTTTCCTTTATCCTGTAAGCAAGACACATTCACAAATTAATGGTATATTTAAAATCTCTCCATTTCCATCAATGTTTTTAGTCTGGGTGTATGAGTGTCTGCATTTGCATGACAGAATGCCATCACACCCTAGGCATAAAAAACTAGAAATGTGAGAATACTTTCCAAATCAGAAACTACGTTACCATACTAAACTGTAGAATTATTACAAATTTCAgattattttctaaaatatatatcatatattagTGCATTGCTCATAACAACCCACGCTcatgaaatatttttaaaaattattatttttatttcccaaGTTGGGCAACGTTTCTAAAGATGGCATAACGTACTTCTTGGTGGTGGTGCGTTTGCCATTTATGATGCGAGTGGAGGTAGAAACTGATTTGAAGTTGCCCATCCCTCCGCCCATGCTGTCCATCCCATCCAGACCACCAAatgaagaggagaaggaggtaAAATCAACTGAAGAACGACAATGatcaggaaagaaaaaagaagagaagagaagagaagagaagagaagagaagagaagagaagagaagagaagagaagagataCTGATTCAttttgatgtattattattatggaaTATGCAAAGATAATACCACTCCTGTGTTGTTGCCATAGAAAGTGTGGGTTGACATGTGTCCCAATATGAGAAAATAAGGAAGAAATAACAAGAAAAGTGTTTTGGTCAGATTTTTAGGGTTTTGGTATTTTGCTTTCTTTAATGTTCTATTCTTATctggtattttgtttttgtgtcttgtctctttgtgattgtgtaatttttggtcttgtcttgtataggtaatgtttcctgtttaattgagacagtctggttttctgtgctgtcttgtctagttttacttcctgtgttttcccgcccctgtgattacctgatgttcacctgtttcccagcccttgtgtcacctgccttgtgttccctcgttaccctgtgtatttactCTTTGTCTTCCCCTTGTCCTCTGTCAGATCcttgtgtttggtttgttggTGTGTCTGTTCCTGTCGGCTTGTCAGCGCTTGGACTTTCCCCCGCAGTCTTTAtttttccctgtgagtttttccctGTATCTATGCTACCGTTTTGtgttcattgtttttcttttggacttttgggatttttggtatttccttgtttttgataaataaacttCAACATTAACTCCTCCTTCCTGCCTGCCTATCTCTGCGTTTGAGTCATCATTTCCCTGAAACGTGACACAGATGAGTTAAACCAGTGAGTTACCCTGTAGTTTAGTTTGGAGCATATGTATCGCTactattattattcttattattattattattataagctagtaataatacattttgcatTGATTTGATAACAAACGTGAAATTTTTGACTGTAACTATGTTTTGAGGTGTCAATTTTAacaaatgatgttttttttcaccttacaGGGATTTTAAAATTTGGTAGCTTTCTatctctttaacaaaaagatttacatgttgacaaaaatgaaaacacagttcGCTCATATTTCAGTGAACTATTCTCCGTCAGCATTAAGCTGCTTTTGctgctgtgcatgtgttgtgtaaATTGACAAAACTCCAAAACTGGACCagaataaaatatgatgcaGTTGTTCA is a genomic window of Etheostoma spectabile isolate EspeVRDwgs_2016 chromosome 11, UIUC_Espe_1.0, whole genome shotgun sequence containing:
- the dnajb2 gene encoding dnaJ homolog subfamily B member 2 isoform X2 — encoded protein: MVDYYNILGVSKTASQDDIKKAYRKLALKWHPDKNPDNKDEAEKKFKELAEAYEVLSDTSKRDAYDRYGNDRMGHTGYSSSDVSSDFPGFTFTFRNPDDVFREFFGGQDPFANFFDDFSSFGGSSSRLGPSRFFSFPSAGVDFTSFSSSFGGLDGMDSMGGGMGNFKSVSTSTRIINGKRTTTKKIKENGQERTEIEEDGVLKSVVINGVEDEMALALELSRREGHPRHSTQKPQIQNRSPAEYDRSRPSPYSAATHRSFSSAPFYNCGVVGGSEDDEEDEDLQMALACSLSEMEAQQRAAATDFISDSDFEAFTS
- the dnajb2 gene encoding dnaJ homolog subfamily B member 2 isoform X1; this encodes MVDYYNILGVSKTASQDDIKKAYRKLALKWHPDKNPDNKDEAEKKFKELAEAYEVLSDTSKRDAYDRYGNDRMGHTGYSSSDVSSDFPGFTFTFRNPDDVFREFFGGQDPFANFFDDFSSFGGSSSRLGPSRFFSFPSAGVDFTSFSSSFGGLDGMDSMGGGMGNFKSVSTSTRIINGKRTTTKKIKENGQERTEIEEDGVLKSVVINGVEDEMALALELSRREGHPRHSTQKPQIQNRSPAEYDRSRPSPYSAATHRSFSSAPFYNCGVVGGSEDDEEDEDLQMALACSLSEMEAQQRAAATDFISGAGGGGRAMIDKTSGHKGGRVVKTTNLNVAVSKKVVTGERDEEGQFKMGPGPGARWETERNGTREPDFSPESSTTASTTPLSQSTEEEFAPAMKNSDGSVKKKKKCGCTMC